GCGCTGCCTCTCTTCAAGGGTCAGTACCTCTTTACTTTGGGTAAGATATGAGACACACCTTTTGGAGTTAAAGGGTTCTCTGCCAAGAATCCGGGCCGGACATGCCCGAATGCATCGCTGACAGGCTCCGCATTGCCCTGGACTTAGGGGTTCATCCCCTGGGATCTCCTGATCTAAAAGAAGGAGAGCTAAAGCCACGAACGAACCATAACCCGGGATTATTAAATGCTGATTCCTGCCAATCCAGCCAATTCCAGCCCGAACCGCAAATGCCCGCTCAATCAGAGGACCTGTATCCACTTGAAAGCGAAGGGAACCTGGCCAATCATGCTGAATCATCAAGTCCATGAGCTGACGGATCTTCCTGGTCACAACATGGTGATAATCATCTCCAGCTGCAGACCGTGCAAGAATACCCTCGCCCTTCTCAGGAGGCAAAGACAGTGGGAACGGATAAGCTAAGGCAATGACGGTACTGCACTCCTGCCAAAGGGCACGCGGATCTATTCGTTCCTTAATGTCTTGGCTTTCAAAAGGAGTCCCTATACCCTGATCAATTCTCGTCTTTAATACCGATCTAAGACTCTCCACAGGGTCTGCCGTGGTAAACCCGCTTGCAGCAAAACCTCCTTCTCTTGCCCACCTCTTAATGTCTTCTTTCCACTTAATCTGTTCATGCAGATCCATGACATCCTCCAGTGTTTCCATGAAATCATAACCCTCCCGCTTAGGGAAAGCGAGAGGGTTAACCACGTCTAAGTCCAATTAACTTAAAGGTTCCAATGATGGATAAATTATTTCGAGGCTCTAAAATAAGCGTAAGTCATTGGTTCCCCTTCCTGAAGAATTTCCCCTGCCGTAACATCGCCAAGGAAAAGTGTATGAGTTCCGGCATCTAATTGCCCGGTAACAGTAGCCTCCATGGTCACAAGCACATCATCAAGGAGCAAAACTCCCGATTCACCACGGTGAACAGCTACTCCTTCAAACTTATTGACGTCTCTGCCTGATCGATAGCCAAATCCCCGTGCATAATCCTGACCGGTTTGACTTAATACTGAAACCCCAAATTTGCCGCTCTTTTGAATTAACTCATGAGTGTAGTTTTGTTTATTGATTCCAATGGCGATTCTTGCCGGTTCCGATGTAACTTGAAAACAGGTATTGGCACACTGTCCGTTATCCTTACCCTCAGCCTGAGCAGTAATAATGAAGAGACCATAAGATATTCGATGGAGTGCCTGACGTATTGCCGTTGCTTTGTCAGGCTGAACCGGGGCAGGCTTGGGAGCAGCTTTCACTTCAGTTCCTGTCTGAGCCTCTTGTTCATCTGTAACTAATTCAAAAAAACTTGCATCTGCACCGCAAACGGGACAAACCTCCGGTGGATTTTCTCCTGTATGTATATACCCGCAAACTGTACAACGCCAACGTTTTTCCATAACAACACCGCCTTTCATTGAAATAATTATAACTTAATAATAGGTTTAGGTCAATAGGTATCGAACATGATAATCAAATAGATCCTTCAGGTCGGACAGCTTCGCCAAACCGACGGCTAGTATCTGAGGTGAACCACTGGCTACGCTTTCCCGCACTGGCTTGTGGGCTTTGCCGCCTCTCTATGCCATGGATTCACTCCTGTGGACGAGGCTGCCCTGGCTTTCGGATCTAGGGAATTTTTCAGAGGCAGTTTAGAAAAGAACTTATATTCCTGTTCCAGAAACCTCAGATCCGTTAATGTGTTTTTGGTGTTCAACATGACATGCTTGCGTACATGTTCCTTGAACTGGCCATAATGTTGACCGGCAAGTCCTTTGGAACAGGCAAACCTTTCAAAAAAGCCCCAATCAAGCAGCCGTCCTCGTTCCTCAAGATCAGCGCTCTCTCTCCGGATTTCTCTCTGAATCCAGTCCAAGCGATATAAATTCTTCTCGGCATCCTGTTTTCCCCCCAGAAAATCTGCTTTCCATAAATCAAGCAAATTTTCTACTTTTTGGGTTTTATAGTATTGACCGTCCCAACCAACTTGCCAGGCAAAACGGCGAGCCTTGCCATTAATTTTGGGATTGTCCCTTTCCCCTCTCATTTCGTTGATAAAGGTCAAAGTCCCCAGCATGTGATGTCCTACTAAATAGAGGAGCTCTTGTTCTCCTTTTTTGCCGCCTGGAAGAACCACAGACCAGCGAAAACGAGACAGAAGCTCTTTAACTAAACGAGCGCTATCTTTTTCGTGCTGTAAAAAATGTCGTTTCCCATTGACAACCCATTGAAAAGGAACCTCCGGTCTGCTTTTTAAGGGTTTTATGCGTTTAATAACGATGGTATCCTGACGATTGTCTAGTCTGCCC
This Desulfosporosinus orientis DSM 765 DNA region includes the following protein-coding sequences:
- the queG gene encoding tRNA epoxyqueuosine(34) reductase QueG; amino-acid sequence: METLEDVMDLHEQIKWKEDIKRWAREGGFAASGFTTADPVESLRSVLKTRIDQGIGTPFESQDIKERIDPRALWQECSTVIALAYPFPLSLPPEKGEGILARSAAGDDYHHVVTRKIRQLMDLMIQHDWPGSLRFQVDTGPLIERAFAVRAGIGWIGRNQHLIIPGYGSFVALALLLLDQEIPGDEPLSPGQCGACQRCIRACPARILGREPFNSKRCVSYLTQSKEVLTLEERQRLGLRIFGCDTCQEVCPHNQQWLQEERKSPLRRGVNLKEILNLSKGEFLKEFKHTAAGWRGKGVLQRNAYIALQNAQDSESVQILFDYQKNKTIPPSILPYVTWQEHDQEL
- a CDS encoding flavin reductase; translated protein: MEKRWRCTVCGYIHTGENPPEVCPVCGADASFFELVTDEQEAQTGTEVKAAPKPAPVQPDKATAIRQALHRISYGLFIITAQAEGKDNGQCANTCFQVTSEPARIAIGINKQNYTHELIQKSGKFGVSVLSQTGQDYARGFGYRSGRDVNKFEGVAVHRGESGVLLLDDVLVTMEATVTGQLDAGTHTLFLGDVTAGEILQEGEPMTYAYFRASK